From the genome of Brassica oleracea var. oleracea cultivar TO1000 chromosome C4, BOL, whole genome shotgun sequence:
AAGGTTTGGGGTTTGGGGTTGGGGTTTGGGATTTGGGATTTAGAGTTTAGCAACTTACTTAGGTTAAATTGAAGAAGGGATTGGGCATATACTATCATCAAATGTGCTGAGGCATTAGTTTCATTAAAGTGTTTTTTTTTTAAATATGGCTTAAAATTTCAAGTCATACACAAAAATAACCTATGTTTTTTAAAAACTTTTTTTTTCTCTATTCACCCTAGAAGTTTGAGTTATCCACGAAAATGCCATTACAATTTTTTTTTCTTTTTTTTGAAAATAATTATTTTACCTTATCATCTTCATCTTCACCAAGTATTTACAATATTGTCATTGCCATCAACTTTAACCACCATGAATAACCAATTTGAAGCTCTTAACGCACCAAAGTTTTGATTTACTCTTCATATCTCATTAATTAAGCACACAAATCACATCTCTTTCACTCTCTCTTCAAATTCATCCAAAAAATTAAAATTTTGATTCCAAGCTGTGTAAGGTTCATAGAGACATTGAAGCTCATGATTCGTGGTCATTAACGACTTGGTAGCTTTTGTAGTGAAGTTTTGGGTGCTTGGAGAAGCAAAACAAGTAATCTCACAGGCTCAAAGTATGAAATCACTTTTTTTTTTCTCAGCTCTGTTCGCAAAGACTTTCAGCAGACTTCGGGAAGACTTTCAGAACACTTCGCTAAATGTGATCTACGTCAAGAAGACTTCCCTAGCTTTCCTTTATTAAGAAGCAAAACACGAAAATCGGATAAATAGGTTAGTTTTGCAATTGACCAAAGTTTGTCAGAAATTCAACTTTTTATAAAAAGACTTCTCGGGAAGTCTTCTCGGGAAAAACTTCTATAGAAGTCTTCTGAATGCTTTCCCGAAGTCTTTTCGCTGTCGAAAGAAGTCTGTGTATGTTACTTTTGCAATTGAAAAATAATAGTGAAACATTTAATATTAATGCGAAGACTTCTTGAGAAGATTAACTCATGATAGTCGATTGTTTAGGGTTTGGTAACATATATTATAACATTGTTGGTATATTTAGGGTTAGATTTTGAAATCTTATCTTATTTTTTTTTTTAACTTTTTGACATGTATGTGTTTAGTGACTATCTAATAATTTGATTTAAACACTTTCTAAGTATCATGAGTTAATCTTTTTTCACTCATCTATGTTGCAAACAATTCAATTTTAGTAAAACTAAATTTACATCACTTAGAAATGTTTATTATTACATGGTTTCAATTTTTTTCCCATCAAAATATTTTTTATAAAAAATTTAAATCATTTTTGAGATCTACTGAACGAGAAGACTTACAAAGAAGTCTAGACTTCTTTGTAAGTCTTCTCACTCGGAGGGTTAAAATAGTAAAACTCAATACAAATTTTTTGTTTAGTCATAAGGACGTTGTTGTAATTTCACTAATCTTTTGGGTTATTTTTGCATTTGATTGAATTTGGGGTACACTTTTGTATTCAAAATCAAGTTTTGAGTCATTTCTGGCTATTTCAACTTCATGAAATTGATATTTTTAATATACAGTAGAACCTCTATAAACTAATAATGTTGGGATTTTAAAATAATTTTAATTTATAGAAATATTAATTTACAAAAGTTTCTTTATTTAAATTTATTACTTTAAGATATATTTATTATAAGATAAAAAAAAATATATGATTTTCGTGTATAGACATTAATTATTATTTTTGAAATTTGACATTTATATAAATTTTATTATATTATTTGGTGTATATAATATATATTGCATAGAAGTTAAATTTGATTTTAGATATAATATTACTAAATCTCATCAAAAATATATTAAGTATTAAGAAAACATGAAGATAATTCCACTGTGAATATAAAACAAAGGATTTTTTGACGTTAAAACCCCTCAACTAAATTTTTTTTTGGGTAAAAACCCTCAAACTAAACCCTATCAAGTCATAATTACCATTACTACCGTTACTTTTTTAGTTTAGGGGTTTCTACATTAAGAAAACATAATTGAGAGGTTTTACCATTAAAAATAATAAAATCAAAATTTTATAATATTATCTAAACATTAGTAAATTAAATTTTCAAAATTAGCATTTTTAATTTTTTCTTTTTGTAAATATATGAGTTTGATATGTTTTTAGCGTCAACATTATATATGTATAAATTAAAAATGTAAAAATCCAGAAAATATAATAAAAATTATCTAAAGATTTATTATTACATTTTTATTAGATAACATATAATTTTTGCTTTATTTTCTTGTTTTTTACATTTTTAATCTTTTAGTAATTTTATTACAGGTAAATCTCTAGATAATTTTTATTATATTTTCTGATTTTTTTATATTTTTAATTTATACATATATAATGTAGATGTCAAAAACACATCAAACTCATATATTTACAAAACAAAATTTAAAAAATGCTAATTTGGAAAATTTAAGTTACTAATTTTTAGATAATATTATAAATTTTGAATTTTTTAGATTTTTAAAATTTTTTAATGGTAAAACCCCTTAATTATGTTTACTTAATGTAGAAACCCCTAAACTAAAGATTTACCGGTAGTAATGGTAATTATGACCTGCTAGGTTTTAATTCATTAAATAAAGTTAGTTTGGGTTTTTGTTTTTGTTAAATACTTAGTTTGGGGGTTTTTACCCAAAACAAACTTAGTTGAGGGGTTTTAACGTTAAAAATTCTAAAACAAACAATATAACTATAGATTTTACTTATATAAAATATGTATACATATAAATTATTAATTTATAATTTTAATGAAACCATGTCTTTACATAAAATATTTTTTAAAAAAATATTATTTTATTATTTTATCGATTTGTGTCTAATCTTGAATTGGTCCAAGTTCGGACCGGCGGAATTTATTAATTTATAGAGATTAATTTATTGAGTATAAAATTATAGAGGTTCTGTGAATTTACAAAACTATTTATAACATAAATTGTATATATTACATACATATATGTTTTATGAAATTGTATAATTTTTATTATCTCGATGATTTATACATGTTATTAAAGCGAAGGACTGGTGAGAATAGAGACATTGTTTCCATTTAGCTATAGAAACATTTTTACCTAGTTGTTAGTTAGAAAACAATTATAGCAACAATTTTTATATAACAACTTATTTCTAGCTAATACATAGCTATTTAGTTAAGACCAACGATAAAATCTGTCTCTAACTATATAATTATAGACTAGATTGCACGGAAGCTTCATCGGACGTTTGCTTCCCGTTTTGGAACCGGAATCGAAATCTCGTGAAACTTACGGAATCTCGCTTCCAAACCGCTTCTAAAATATTCTATTTAAAATATATGTTGGAAGTTCACGATCCCGTTTTGGAATCACACTTCTGTTTAAAAAAAACACAATGTAATAACTCATAAACCATTAAAATATGAAATCATTTTTTTTTACATAAATCTAGAGAATAGAAATATAAAAATATTAAAATTAATACTACAAATTATCTTTATGTATTGAGGTTTTTATGAGAAATGTATATTCAAATATGTTGAGTCATTTAGTTATGAAATATTAAAAATAATTAATATAATAATTTTTATTAAACTCAATTTATGTATATTTTCACAGTTTAATATGAAATCATTTTTAAATAATAAATTCTTTATTTTAAATTTAAATCATATAATTTTTAATCATAAATATTATTTAAAATTTTCTTATATATATAGATATATGTTTATATATATGTTTATATCGATATATGCTTCCAACATGTACTCGCTTCTTAACTTTTTATAAAATCTAGCTTTTGCGCTTTCACACGATTCCGTTTTCGCCTACCCGCTTCCGATTCTATGTAACATAGGTTATAGATTTCTATAGTTAGCAACAAATTTAGCTACAAAAATAGATTTATGTGTTCCGTCGCTATATCTCGCTATATTTGTAGCTAATGACTTTTGGTAGTTCACAACTATTTTAATGAATTCTGGTATTTAAAAAGAGACCTACACTAATATATAAAAGGCATGAGCCAATTCACTACTTATTTGTTAATTAATTTTTAGTTGTAAACCCGTGAAACTTAACATGATACTTAGCGATATAGGAGTGTTAGTTTTGAATAGATCTCAAGAAAGATAATGTAATAGCATATAGACTTGCAAGATAAGTGTTGCTACACTATGTTTTTAGGCCTATTTATCTTTCAATGAAGTTTCAGAAAGTCCAAACAAAAAAGAAAGATATCACTGAAAAAAGAAGGATTTTCACGTCATTTAGATTGAGAACTTGCATCGGTTATATGGTGACGTAAGCATATTGAAGTCGGTTTCAAAATGGAGTTGTTATGGTTCGACTAAAACAATGATAAATTAATAAAATTACCCGTTTTGGTGACAATTGGATTAAAGTATGTGATTCAATATTTATAACATTTTTAATAGAAATCATTAAATAATATCAATATTTATTACTTCGGGTAGTGTGCCATCGAATTGCAATTTTGAAGTCTTATCTATTCATCCAACTGCAAGTCAATGGCAACGTTTTCTTCCACAATCAAATCTTCTAAGCACTAAAAATATCAAATACAAATAAGTAATACGCTTCTATCTTTCCAACTCCAATCATCAGAAACTTATTTACCATTTTGACAATAAATATGGCTTCAAAGAACATGACAACAATCATGGCTCTCTGTCTCACCTTCAACCTCGTCCTGGGTTTTACCACCCCGGCAAACCAACCTCAGTGTCCTGTTGACTTGGTCGATATCCAGGTTTGCCTCAACGTATTTACCAATGTCATCAATCCACAAGATCCGGCTAATATCCTCAACCCACAAGATAAGGCTCAATGTTGCACTCTCTTAACTAAGCTTGGTGGTCCTGTTGCGGCTTTATGTTCCTGCGAACTCGCTAGAACCAGAGTTCCTGGCGTAGTAAATGCAAGCATCATCACTGCATCAGCTAGTCAGTTCCTCAAGGTCTGCCCAGGTGTGACGTCACCACCCAATTTCAGATGCAACTAATAAGTTTACAACATGCAAAAATATATATTAAAATCACTATAAAATAAGCAGGAACGTTCTATAATATCGGTTCATGGTGCAACTATGTGTATTTCTTTTCTTTAAGTAACTATATATTTATCTTACGTTTGAAATAAAATGAAACTTGGATCGTGTTTCACTTGTTCGGCTGTGCATTATTCTTCATGTCAGTTTCACGTAAATGCATGCATCTAGGGGTGGCGGGGTGGGCAGTTTACCTGATATCCGAAGCCGCACCCGAATCCGATCCGAAAAACCCGAACCGTAATCCGAACCGAAATAGCAAAATATTCGAACGGATATTGAATTAGGAAGGATTGGATATCCGAACCCGAACGGGTAATATCCGAACCCGAACGGGTAATATCCGAACCAGATTGGATATCCGAAGATAACCAATCATATGTATAATTAACCTTATACTAGGATAAAATCTTCGTCTTGCGCAGGATAAATTTATATAAAAATTATTTAAAAAATATTAAACGGAAAAATAAATTTATATTTTTGATTGAATTAATATTTTGGTCTTTAAACAATTTTTTTTAAACTTTTTGTTAAGTACATAATTTGTTACTGATGAGCTGATCCTATTTTTAATAAAATTTTGGGTCAAAAATATCACTTACCGCATAAGAACCTAACATTTAGGTCGAAAAATCTTGGGTCTATTTGATTACAATGAAACTATGTCAGCTCGGTTTTATATCAAGATTTAGTAATTTAAAAATTAATTATGGTTATGAGAAGTTTACGTTCACGTGTCAATCCTATCTATCTTCAATATTTTTCTTTTTTTCGTTTTGGTTATTTTTCGATATAAATATTAATTTTGAATTTAATTCTCATTTCGTTTGTTTGTTTTGACCTGAGATTTAGAAAATGCTTATGATTTAAAATAATTAAATAGATACATATTTAGGTTAAGATCTGCACCTTTTGCAGAATACATATTTTATATTTATTATTTATTTTATGTTTTTCTGCATATTGTAATCTAACATGGTATCAAAGCCCATATCATAAATACCCTAAACTCCTAATTAAAAATAAAAATTAAAATTACCCCTTCCGACCGGGTATAAAAGGTCGTGATTAACCCTTCCAACCGGGTATAAAAGTTGTGTTAAACTCGCTCGACCGAGTATAAATATCCTAAAGTTCCGAGATTTCTGGCCGATAACAACTATCATCTCGAGGAGAGGTATTAGGGATATATATCCCACATCGGAAATTCTAAAGGACATTAAGTAATATATAAAGGGTTAGGGTCAATCCACTAATTGCCAATTGGTTTTAAGTTGGAAGCCCATAATAAAACCCGAATCTAACATGGTATCAGAGCATGAACAAAACTAAAATATCCAAAATTCTTATTCTTTGTGTTGATCTTTGCAAAATCGCAAGAACACCACCTTATTCTCGGCTTCTTATTTCTCGATTTGAAAAAGAAGATTTCATTCACGGCATAAACAATGTCGATAACTACGACCGGCGAGTTGAAGTATAAAACCATCTCACCGTACGACCTATCATCTAATGATAACTCTGGAGCTGTTATATCTCAACCACTTCTCAATGGGTTAAACTATGATGAATGGGCAATCAACTTTCGTATGGCCATAAGCTCACGAAAGAAATATGGATTCCTCGCCGGCAGTCTACTAAAACCGGTAGCCGATTCATTCTACTTTGAAGATTGGATAGCAAACAATCATCTTATTGCAGGATGGATAAAACAAACGATCGAACCAAAAGTTCGATCATCTATTTCAACTAGGGAAAACGCAAAAGACTTGTGGGAGATGATCAGGAAACATTATTCTCTCAAAAGTGGCGCAGGTCTACAGCAGCTAAGAACTTCTCTGGCGAACTGCAAACAAAACGG
Proteins encoded in this window:
- the LOC106341292 gene encoding putative lipid-binding protein AIR1; its protein translation is MASKNMTTIMALCLTFNLVLGFTTPANQPQCPVDLVDIQVCLNVFTNVINPQDPANILNPQDKAQCCTLLTKLGGPVAALCSCELARTRVPGVVNASIITASASQFLKVCPGPYLEDADWSG